Proteins from a genomic interval of Salinarchaeum sp. Harcht-Bsk1:
- a CDS encoding lysylphosphatidylglycerol synthase transmembrane domain-containing protein, producing the protein MNRKRLVTAAKFLVGVALLGWVLSSVDWGTLQDDLARLDAWVLLAVLAVTALEFGTRFAMWHALLRSVGRRSTRTVAEVDLSIKFINHVVPSKAAGHAVAPLVLRHFADLEWSDAVGIAGSNTALYSLIYGLTAIVGLAVFALDLPLWLLVGIAASTGLYLLAAVAIWGTGFGAGRRYGQRLLAIGASVPLVGSVVARAAGALPAIAGPARETFQVTVTNPRGIVEYALAMAGTIAVFPAIRVGLLLAAFGEPFEPVVLLPIALVTAYSLTIMPITPGGVGVAEFSALYVFVALGVPETAIVSAIVIDRFLGVYLPAFIGWLPMMNVDFGSLVRGEPAGGEGS; encoded by the coding sequence GTGAACCGGAAGCGCCTGGTGACGGCGGCGAAATTCCTGGTCGGCGTCGCGCTGCTCGGGTGGGTCCTCTCGAGCGTCGACTGGGGCACCCTCCAGGACGACCTCGCTCGCCTCGACGCGTGGGTGCTGCTCGCCGTCCTCGCCGTCACCGCGCTCGAGTTCGGGACGCGGTTCGCGATGTGGCACGCCCTCCTGCGGAGCGTCGGCCGGCGCTCGACGCGGACCGTCGCCGAGGTCGATCTCAGCATCAAGTTCATCAATCACGTCGTGCCCTCGAAGGCCGCCGGCCACGCCGTCGCCCCGCTCGTCCTCCGGCACTTCGCGGATCTTGAGTGGAGCGACGCCGTCGGGATCGCGGGCTCGAACACCGCGCTCTACAGCCTGATATACGGACTCACGGCGATCGTCGGGCTCGCGGTCTTCGCACTCGATCTGCCGCTCTGGCTGCTCGTCGGGATCGCCGCATCGACGGGGCTCTATCTCCTCGCCGCAGTCGCGATCTGGGGGACCGGGTTCGGTGCCGGCAGGCGGTACGGCCAGCGGCTCCTCGCGATCGGCGCATCGGTGCCGCTCGTCGGTTCGGTCGTCGCTCGCGCGGCCGGCGCGCTCCCCGCGATCGCCGGCCCGGCGCGCGAGACGTTCCAGGTCACCGTCACGAACCCCCGGGGCATCGTCGAGTACGCGCTCGCGATGGCGGGCACGATCGCAGTCTTCCCCGCGATCAGGGTCGGGCTCCTGCTCGCAGCCTTCGGCGAGCCGTTCGAGCCCGTCGTCCTCCTGCCGATCGCGCTCGTCACCGCCTACAGCCTGACGATCATGCCGATCACGCCCGGCGGCGTCGGCGTCGCGGAGTTCTCCGCGCTCTACGTGTTCGTCGCGCTCGGCGTGCCCGAGACGGCGATCGTCTCGGCGATCGTGATCGACCGCTTCCTCGGCGTCTACCTCCCGGCGTTCATCGGCTGGCTCCCGATGATGAACGTGGACTTCGGGAGTCTGGTGCGCGGCGAGCCGGCAGGCGGGGAAGGGTCGTAG
- a CDS encoding sulfatase-like hydrolase/transferase has product MSNGGSEDPPAERPNVLFVCVDCLRSDFVGTDHADTPFIDSLVERGASYPSTFATATTTTPAVASFMTGRYSEGNGIHSLDEGRLREDVDTLAERFSEAGYETTAMVTGPLVEDTGLDRGFDEYHYRDRTEKLTEEWEAEAADAIESLAESDADDPFFCYLHLWAIHKPIEVPPDFDDPQYGETPYARTLSALDRSLERVCDRLPDDTVIALHGDHGEAITWIHNPVHKLGKYARTGLRYYLGLDTRPIERRIDRFVAERWPRSVPDRFLDDRHGENVADPVANVPFVLSGPGIPEAEVDAQVRQVDVFPTLLDLLDGDDRSATEEGTESIDGESLLSPERVTDRDAYMRACGASLLKRESWARGLRADGKKLVVYPDRDWSPEFYDLEEDPLELYPIDDEDAIEQYRARFPDRELTEGERLEIDGLLEDLGYK; this is encoded by the coding sequence ATGAGCAACGGCGGATCCGAGGATCCGCCAGCTGAGCGTCCGAACGTCCTCTTCGTCTGCGTCGACTGCCTCCGCTCGGACTTCGTGGGCACCGACCACGCGGACACCCCTTTCATCGATTCGCTCGTCGAGCGCGGTGCCAGCTACCCGTCGACGTTCGCGACTGCGACCACGACCACCCCCGCGGTCGCGAGCTTCATGACCGGTCGCTACTCCGAGGGCAACGGCATCCACTCGCTGGACGAGGGCCGCCTTCGCGAGGACGTCGACACCCTCGCCGAGCGATTCTCGGAGGCGGGCTACGAGACGACCGCGATGGTCACCGGCCCCCTCGTCGAGGACACCGGGCTCGATCGCGGCTTCGACGAGTATCACTACCGCGATCGGACCGAGAAGCTGACCGAAGAGTGGGAGGCCGAAGCCGCCGATGCGATCGAGTCCCTCGCCGAGTCCGACGCTGACGATCCGTTCTTCTGCTACCTCCACCTGTGGGCCATCCACAAGCCGATCGAGGTCCCGCCCGACTTCGACGACCCGCAGTACGGCGAGACGCCCTACGCCCGCACGCTGTCGGCGCTGGACCGATCGCTGGAGCGCGTCTGCGACCGACTGCCGGATGATACGGTGATCGCGCTGCACGGCGACCACGGCGAGGCCATTACCTGGATCCACAATCCCGTTCACAAGCTCGGGAAGTACGCTCGCACCGGCCTGCGGTACTACCTCGGCCTCGACACCCGCCCGATCGAGCGCCGGATCGACCGGTTCGTCGCGGAGCGGTGGCCGCGTTCCGTTCCGGATCGCTTCCTCGACGACCGCCACGGCGAGAACGTCGCCGACCCCGTCGCGAACGTGCCTTTCGTACTGTCGGGGCCGGGGATTCCCGAGGCCGAGGTCGACGCGCAGGTCCGGCAGGTCGACGTTTTTCCGACGCTGCTCGACCTGCTCGACGGCGACGATCGATCGGCTACTGAGGAAGGCACCGAGTCGATCGACGGCGAATCGCTGCTGTCGCCCGAGCGCGTCACGGATCGCGACGCCTACATGCGTGCCTGCGGTGCCTCGCTCCTCAAACGGGAGAGTTGGGCCCGCGGGCTGCGTGCCGACGGCAAGAAGCTCGTGGTCTATCCGGACCGCGACTGGTCGCCGGAGTTCTACGACCTGGAGGAGGATCCCCTGGAGCTGTACCCGATCGACGACGAGGACGCCATCGAGCAGTATCGCGCTCGGTTCCCCGACCGGGAACTCACCGAGGGCGAACGGCTGGAGATCGACGGCTTGCTCGAGGATCTCGGGTACAAGTAA
- a CDS encoding polysaccharide deacetylase family protein: MTRGRAALTVDLETFEQLPAYRDANGTTDRTDVGLEVLDDLLALLDRHGATCTFFTVASIAEDHSDLIAEIADRGHEIASHTRSHRHLPDLAPDERREEITESRSILEHAAGTDVSGFRAPSFQRTDDSLELLADAGYEYDSSVVAARSIGWYGGGPKLHDPCPATAVDPDAPADLRELPVSVMPGLRLPLTGAWLRLFGIHYALAGMMLQARQGRAPVLYVHPWELADLPDVEGVPRRVTVRTGDWTWRALERILQQDVEFVTARTLAMDGAASESPPQPNDVEGRS; this comes from the coding sequence ATGACGCGAGGTCGGGCGGCGCTCACGGTCGACCTGGAGACCTTCGAGCAGCTACCGGCCTACCGCGACGCGAACGGAACGACCGATCGGACCGACGTCGGCCTCGAGGTGCTCGACGACCTCCTCGCACTGCTCGACCGCCACGGCGCCACCTGCACGTTCTTCACGGTGGCCAGCATCGCCGAGGACCATTCCGACCTGATCGCCGAGATTGCCGACCGCGGTCACGAAATTGCCTCGCACACCCGCTCGCACCGGCATCTGCCCGACCTCGCTCCCGACGAGCGCCGGGAAGAGATCACCGAGTCCCGTTCCATCCTCGAACACGCGGCCGGCACCGACGTCTCGGGCTTCCGGGCGCCCTCTTTTCAGCGAACCGACGATTCCCTCGAACTGCTCGCCGACGCGGGCTACGAGTACGACTCGAGTGTCGTCGCCGCTCGCTCGATCGGGTGGTACGGCGGCGGGCCGAAGCTCCACGACCCCTGTCCCGCGACGGCCGTCGATCCGGACGCCCCGGCCGACCTCCGCGAACTCCCCGTCTCGGTGATGCCCGGGCTCCGATTGCCGCTCACCGGCGCCTGGCTCCGCCTGTTCGGGATCCACTACGCGCTCGCCGGCATGATGCTGCAGGCCCGGCAGGGGCGCGCGCCCGTGCTGTACGTCCATCCCTGGGAACTGGCGGACCTGCCCGACGTCGAGGGCGTCCCGCGGCGGGTGACGGTCCGGACCGGCGACTGGACGTGGCGAGCGCTCGAGCGGATCCTGCAACAGGACGTCGAGTTCGTCACGGCTCGAACGCTCGCGATGGACGGCGCGGCAAGCGAGTCGCCACCCCAACCCAACGACGTGGAGGGTCGATCGTGA
- a CDS encoding NAD-dependent epimerase/dehydratase family protein — protein sequence MSVIVTGADGYLGWPTALRIADRTDERVVLVDNGGRREWVESVGSTSAVPIASMEDRLAAAEEELGLANLSYVEADLTDRAAIDQLLSVHEPDTIVHAAAQPSAPYSQINGERANFTQHNNMQATRNLVWGLEEAGMTDTHLIETTTTGVYGAPEFPIPEGGAVMENDGDRDDVPFPAMAGSWYHLTKSHDAANLRLAHDQFGIPISDVRTAITYGTGTEETEAHPDLATRFDFDYYFGVVAHRFCAQAVAGYPMTVYGKGEQRKPFIALEDAVEGLARLAVGADADDDPAERPDDHVVYNQVTRAISIVEVAQTIADVSGEFDLDVAVEHFENPRDEDETHKMEIENDRYADLIGGQSTDYEEGVRQILGDLVEYQDTVAAHEDRFLPGVLTDDE from the coding sequence ATGTCTGTCATCGTAACCGGTGCGGACGGCTACCTCGGGTGGCCAACCGCCCTCCGGATCGCGGATCGTACCGACGAACGCGTCGTCCTCGTGGACAACGGCGGCCGCCGCGAGTGGGTCGAGTCCGTCGGCTCGACGAGCGCGGTACCCATCGCCTCGATGGAAGACCGCCTCGCGGCCGCGGAGGAGGAACTCGGCCTCGCGAACCTCTCGTACGTCGAGGCGGACCTGACCGATCGCGCCGCGATCGACCAGCTCCTCTCGGTCCACGAGCCGGATACGATCGTCCACGCCGCGGCCCAGCCCTCCGCGCCGTACTCCCAGATCAACGGCGAGCGGGCGAACTTCACGCAGCACAACAACATGCAGGCCACGCGGAACCTCGTCTGGGGGCTCGAGGAGGCCGGCATGACGGACACGCACCTCATCGAGACCACGACCACCGGCGTCTACGGCGCGCCGGAGTTCCCGATCCCCGAAGGCGGCGCCGTCATGGAGAACGATGGCGATCGCGACGACGTGCCCTTCCCCGCGATGGCGGGCAGCTGGTACCACCTCACGAAGTCCCACGACGCGGCGAACCTCCGGCTCGCCCACGACCAGTTCGGGATTCCGATCTCGGACGTCCGGACCGCGATCACGTACGGCACGGGCACCGAGGAGACCGAGGCCCACCCCGACCTCGCGACGCGCTTCGACTTCGACTACTACTTCGGCGTCGTCGCCCACCGCTTCTGCGCCCAGGCCGTCGCCGGCTACCCGATGACCGTCTACGGCAAGGGCGAGCAGCGCAAGCCCTTCATCGCCCTGGAGGACGCCGTCGAGGGGCTCGCGCGGCTCGCGGTCGGCGCGGACGCCGACGACGATCCCGCCGAGCGGCCCGACGACCACGTCGTCTACAACCAGGTCACCCGCGCGATCAGCATCGTCGAGGTCGCCCAGACGATCGCCGACGTCTCCGGGGAGTTCGACCTCGACGTCGCCGTCGAGCACTTCGAGAACCCCCGCGACGAGGACGAGACGCACAAGATGGAGATCGAGAACGACCGCTACGCCGACCTGATCGGCGGGCAGTCGACGGACTACGAGGAAGGCGTCCGGCAGATCCTCGGCGACCTCGTCGAGTACCAGGACACCGTCGCGGCGCACGAGGACCGGTTCCTGCCGGGCGTGCTGACCGACGATGAGTGA
- a CDS encoding NAD(P)-dependent oxidoreductase — protein MTATPTADDHDVGDTPTVAVTGAGGYIGSRVLQIFQREHPEWELTAIDNGYRSQVWSVGDVDIDHVDIRDRGRLEDALSGADVVVHLAAVSGVDDCDENADLAYEVNVTGTSNVAWFCRKTGAAMAFPFSMAVLGDPETFPITADLPRDPMNWYGRTKAISEGDIQAFADGAFPAHLFMKSNLYGDHLVDDTVVSKPTVINFFVDRALSGETLTVYEPGTQSRNFVHVKDVARVYLHSTERLLERLADGETGAETFEVASDEDPSVMSVAEQVQSIAAEETGTEPPVELVENPRSAETMVEDFAVDTSRIREELGWEARHDVAESVRELLAREEH, from the coding sequence GTGACGGCGACGCCCACCGCCGACGACCACGACGTCGGCGACACGCCGACCGTCGCGGTGACCGGCGCCGGCGGCTACATCGGTAGCCGGGTCCTCCAGATCTTCCAGCGCGAGCATCCCGAGTGGGAGCTCACGGCGATCGACAACGGCTACCGCTCGCAGGTCTGGTCGGTCGGCGACGTCGACATCGATCACGTCGACATCCGGGACCGGGGGCGGCTCGAAGACGCACTCTCGGGGGCGGACGTCGTCGTCCACCTCGCGGCGGTCAGCGGCGTCGACGACTGCGACGAGAACGCCGACCTCGCCTACGAGGTCAACGTCACCGGAACGAGCAACGTCGCGTGGTTCTGCCGCAAGACCGGCGCGGCGATGGCGTTCCCGTTCTCGATGGCGGTACTCGGCGATCCGGAGACGTTCCCGATCACGGCCGACCTGCCGCGGGACCCCATGAACTGGTACGGCCGGACGAAGGCGATCAGCGAGGGCGACATTCAGGCTTTCGCCGACGGTGCCTTCCCCGCGCACCTGTTCATGAAGTCCAACCTCTACGGCGATCATCTCGTCGACGACACGGTCGTCTCGAAGCCCACCGTGATCAACTTCTTCGTCGACCGGGCGCTCTCCGGCGAGACGCTGACGGTGTACGAGCCGGGCACGCAGTCCCGGAACTTCGTCCACGTCAAGGACGTCGCGAGGGTCTACCTCCACAGCACGGAGCGGTTGCTCGAACGGCTCGCCGATGGGGAGACCGGCGCCGAGACCTTCGAGGTCGCCAGCGACGAGGACCCCTCGGTGATGTCGGTCGCGGAGCAGGTCCAGTCGATCGCAGCCGAGGAGACCGGCACCGAACCACCGGTCGAACTCGTCGAGAACCCCCGCTCCGCGGAGACGATGGTCGAGGACTTCGCGGTGGATACCTCGCGGATTCGCGAGGAATTGGGCTGGGAGGCTCGCCACGACGTGGCCGAGTCGGTCCGCGAACTGCTCGCTCGGGAGGAGCATTGA
- a CDS encoding alkaline phosphatase family protein yields the protein MTKTIVVGLDGASWDLLDPWIEAGHLPTIERLREEGSWATNRSCYPPVTFPNWKVYASGKNPGQFGVFWFERVDLANGTIDVMEGADFDTAELWDYLNDEGHSTGVVNMPSTYPPREVDGVMIAGGPDAVEGEYRSIDSGYTYPPELAEELHERFDYDVHPDPLLSSNEETGAEVDEILRLLDLRFDVAIDALQERDLDFVHVTLFYLNVIHHFFWDAEPSLRAWQLVDERLAEIDAMEGVNLVITSDHGSMETEAEFYINEWLAENGYLTKARSAEYYFQRLGLTRERALALAKRAGAVDLLAKVVPERIQRMVPQEAGAKRGRKLEAIDLAETAAVASSQGPIYLNPDVATEETREQLIEDLRAVTDDQGEPYFPAVYRGEEVYSGEYVEDGPDVVVEQRPGIHVNDGLGGGEVVTEPDRWAAENTMTGIFLATGPDFEPRGHMDEIDMVDVAPTLLATYDVAIPTDVDGEVLDIFSEPRDPGTREPIDLDDDRGSEAGDVEDRLKQLGYME from the coding sequence ATGACCAAGACGATCGTCGTCGGGCTCGACGGGGCGAGCTGGGACCTCCTCGATCCCTGGATCGAGGCTGGCCACCTCCCCACGATCGAGCGGCTCCGCGAGGAGGGGAGCTGGGCGACGAACCGCAGCTGTTACCCGCCGGTGACCTTCCCGAACTGGAAGGTGTACGCGTCGGGGAAGAATCCCGGCCAGTTCGGCGTGTTCTGGTTCGAGCGCGTGGACCTCGCGAACGGCACGATCGACGTGATGGAGGGCGCGGACTTCGACACCGCGGAGCTGTGGGACTACCTCAACGACGAAGGCCACTCGACCGGCGTCGTGAACATGCCCTCGACCTACCCGCCCCGCGAGGTCGACGGGGTGATGATCGCCGGCGGGCCCGACGCCGTCGAGGGCGAGTATCGCTCGATCGACTCGGGGTACACGTACCCGCCGGAACTCGCCGAGGAACTCCACGAGCGCTTCGACTACGACGTTCACCCCGATCCGCTCCTCTCTTCGAACGAGGAAACCGGCGCGGAGGTCGACGAGATCCTGCGTCTGCTCGACCTGCGCTTCGACGTGGCGATCGACGCGTTGCAGGAGCGCGACCTCGACTTCGTCCACGTCACACTCTTTTACCTCAACGTCATCCACCACTTCTTCTGGGACGCCGAGCCAAGCCTGCGGGCCTGGCAGCTCGTCGACGAGCGCCTCGCGGAGATCGACGCGATGGAGGGCGTCAACCTCGTGATCACCTCCGATCACGGCAGCATGGAGACCGAGGCAGAGTTCTACATCAACGAGTGGCTCGCCGAGAACGGCTACCTCACGAAGGCCCGCTCCGCGGAGTACTACTTCCAGCGCCTGGGCCTGACCCGCGAGCGAGCCCTGGCACTCGCGAAGCGTGCCGGGGCAGTCGACCTGCTCGCGAAGGTCGTCCCCGAGCGCATCCAGCGGATGGTGCCCCAGGAGGCCGGCGCGAAGCGCGGGCGGAAGCTGGAGGCGATCGACCTCGCCGAGACCGCGGCCGTCGCGAGCAGCCAGGGGCCGATCTACCTGAATCCTGACGTCGCGACGGAAGAGACCCGCGAACAGTTGATCGAGGACCTCCGCGCCGTCACGGACGACCAGGGCGAGCCGTACTTCCCCGCGGTGTACCGCGGCGAGGAGGTCTATTCGGGCGAGTACGTCGAGGACGGCCCGGACGTCGTCGTGGAGCAGCGACCCGGAATCCACGTCAACGACGGGCTCGGCGGCGGTGAGGTCGTGACGGAGCCGGATCGCTGGGCCGCAGAGAACACGATGACCGGCATCTTCCTCGCGACGGGGCCGGACTTCGAGCCGCGGGGCCACATGGACGAGATCGACATGGTCGACGTCGCGCCGACGCTGCTGGCGACCTACGACGTCGCGATCCCGACCGACGTCGACGGCGAGGTGTTGGACATCTTCTCAGAGCCGCGCGATCCCGGCACGCGCGAGCCGATCGATCTCGACGACGATCGTGGGAGCGAGGCGGGCGACGTGGAGGACCGGCTGAAGCAGCTCGGCTACATGGAGTGA
- a CDS encoding DUF2304 family protein, with protein MTPSSLAIGLPGLSNTVLQLFLVAVAVLVFAWGFERYRTNFSRTELAVATAISLGLLTVGVLPGIFGAIGGVLNVERRSLVVSLLANVAFAFLLLYALAMIRNNQLSISELTRQLAIRNVDGRAHDEPTVGVVIPAYNEAESVRGVVESLPGRVLGHRVEAIVVSDGSKDDTRAAAADADAIVTEHPINQGQGGALKTGFAIAQQHGADVVVTMDADGQHRAADLESLIEPILEDRADYVLGSRYLGEDDSGNSPTRRFGIRAFTWFINLVSKADVTDCTNGYRAIRGSRLDELTLTEERFSAPELIIEARKNGLRIEEVPVTIRSRDAGETKKPKLGYALGLTRTILVTVVR; from the coding sequence GTGACGCCCTCGTCGCTCGCGATCGGCCTGCCCGGGCTGAGCAACACCGTCCTGCAGCTCTTCCTCGTCGCCGTCGCAGTGCTCGTCTTCGCGTGGGGGTTCGAGCGCTACCGGACGAACTTCTCGCGCACGGAGCTGGCAGTCGCGACCGCGATCTCGCTGGGGCTGCTCACCGTCGGCGTGCTCCCTGGCATCTTCGGCGCGATCGGTGGCGTCCTCAACGTCGAGCGCCGATCGCTCGTCGTCTCCCTGCTGGCGAACGTCGCCTTCGCGTTCCTGTTGCTCTACGCGCTGGCGATGATCCGGAACAACCAGCTGTCGATCAGCGAACTCACCCGACAGCTCGCGATCCGGAACGTCGACGGTCGGGCGCACGACGAGCCGACCGTCGGCGTCGTCATCCCAGCCTACAACGAGGCCGAGAGCGTCCGCGGCGTCGTCGAGTCGCTGCCCGGGCGCGTGCTGGGCCACCGCGTCGAGGCGATCGTCGTCTCGGACGGATCCAAAGACGACACGCGCGCCGCGGCGGCCGACGCCGACGCGATCGTCACCGAACACCCGATCAACCAGGGGCAGGGCGGCGCGCTCAAGACCGGGTTCGCGATCGCCCAGCAACACGGCGCCGACGTCGTCGTGACGATGGACGCCGACGGCCAGCACCGCGCCGCCGACCTCGAGTCCCTGATCGAGCCGATCCTCGAGGACCGCGCGGACTACGTCCTCGGCTCCCGGTATCTCGGCGAGGACGACTCGGGTAACAGCCCGACGCGCCGGTTCGGCATCCGCGCGTTCACCTGGTTCATCAATCTCGTCTCGAAGGCCGACGTGACGGACTGTACGAACGGCTATCGTGCGATCCGGGGCTCCCGGCTCGACGAACTCACGCTGACCGAGGAGCGCTTCAGCGCCCCGGAGCTCATCATCGAGGCCCGCAAGAACGGGCTCCGTATCGAGGAGGTCCCCGTCACGATCCGTAGTCGCGACGCCGGCGAGACGAAGAAGCCGAAGCTCGGGTACGCCCTCGGGCTCACGCGGACGATCCTCGTGACGGTCGTTCGGTAA
- a CDS encoding sulfatase-like hydrolase/transferase codes for MRDVVLVTADSVRYDFAEEMAFVDSLDPMLGITAGHYTRPSLGGLHSARLTGSIQSKAVSPTIAEVFDDAGYTCLGVAASAQADPAFDFDAGFDHYENFMDGGGNAVENRRSSLREYLGQFEVVRAVYHRLFPMEAVLSGLPPDDDVVDHAIEHFNDAEGPRFLWVHLMESHRPYGRGDDALPTELDRKAEASGRDSLLPDPELTDAEHEELVDTYRDALAQTDERVERLYEEIDAEDPIFAFTSDHGDELGEEGYYYHQGYRRRVPDPIVQVPLAIDGVDVAADRASLLDVGPTLASAAGVEPPAEWPGHDLRESGTEKAVTVAPWHEDATVAIRDRESTLIAADADVSFEEGGEEASVGRADVDESVEQRLQELGYKDAG; via the coding sequence ATGAGAGACGTCGTCCTCGTCACGGCCGACTCCGTCCGCTACGATTTCGCGGAAGAGATGGCGTTCGTCGACTCGCTGGATCCGATGCTCGGCATCACCGCCGGCCACTACACCCGGCCGAGTCTCGGCGGGCTTCACTCCGCGCGCCTCACTGGTTCGATCCAGTCCAAGGCCGTCTCGCCGACGATCGCGGAGGTCTTCGACGACGCGGGGTACACCTGCCTCGGCGTCGCTGCCAGCGCGCAGGCTGACCCCGCGTTCGACTTCGACGCAGGCTTCGACCACTACGAGAACTTCATGGACGGCGGCGGGAACGCCGTCGAGAACCGCCGGAGTTCCCTGCGTGAGTACCTCGGCCAGTTCGAGGTCGTCCGGGCGGTCTACCACCGTCTCTTCCCGATGGAGGCGGTCCTCTCCGGCCTCCCGCCGGACGACGACGTGGTCGACCACGCAATCGAGCACTTCAACGACGCCGAGGGCCCGCGCTTCCTCTGGGTCCACCTGATGGAGAGCCACCGCCCCTACGGCCGCGGCGACGATGCGCTCCCGACCGAACTCGATCGGAAGGCCGAAGCGAGCGGCCGCGACTCGCTCCTCCCCGATCCCGAGTTGACCGACGCCGAGCACGAGGAACTCGTCGACACGTACCGCGACGCCCTCGCCCAAACCGACGAGCGCGTCGAGCGCCTCTACGAGGAGATCGACGCCGAGGATCCGATCTTCGCGTTCACCTCAGACCACGGCGACGAACTCGGCGAGGAGGGCTACTACTACCACCAGGGGTACCGCCGGCGCGTCCCGGATCCGATCGTCCAGGTCCCGCTGGCGATCGACGGGGTCGACGTCGCCGCGGATCGGGCGAGCCTGCTCGACGTCGGGCCGACGCTCGCGAGCGCCGCCGGCGTCGAACCCCCCGCGGAGTGGCCGGGGCACGACCTCCGGGAGTCTGGCACCGAAAAGGCCGTGACGGTCGCCCCGTGGCACGAGGATGCGACCGTCGCGATCCGCGATCGGGAGTCGACGCTGATCGCCGCGGACGCGGACGTCTCCTTCGAGGAGGGCGGCGAGGAAGCGTCGGTCGGCCGCGCCGACGTGGACGAATCGGTCGAGCAGCGCCTGCAGGAACTCGGCTACAAGGATGCCGGGTGA
- a CDS encoding NAD(P)-dependent oxidoreductase: MSDGVAGVDADGGVGAGQRVLVTGGCGYIGSALVPQLLDDDRVADVVVLDSLASGSPANLAGSVGEGLEFRRGDVREYGDVESATRGADAVIHLAAITGAASTHDRREETFAVNRDGTENVLTAAGKFDVESVVVASSCNNYGRVASTDIDETAEQNPLNPYAESKVASEELLADAINEHGFDGTALRMSTVYGWAPGIRFNLVVNHFVFRGLTGRPLTVYGDGSNWRPFVHVEDAARAYAEAALNPDTWSQQVYNVGRNDQNYRIETVAGVVREELDRSLDVTYLEEEHPGPSYHVNFDRLAETGYEPEWTLREGVRDVAAHLEGSEAEEVVA; encoded by the coding sequence ATGAGTGACGGGGTGGCGGGGGTCGACGCCGACGGGGGCGTGGGCGCCGGCCAGCGCGTCCTCGTGACCGGCGGCTGTGGCTACATCGGGAGCGCGCTCGTGCCACAGCTCCTCGACGACGACCGGGTTGCCGACGTCGTCGTGCTCGATTCGCTCGCCTCCGGGTCGCCCGCGAACCTCGCGGGATCGGTCGGCGAGGGGCTCGAGTTCCGGCGCGGCGACGTGCGCGAGTATGGCGACGTCGAGAGCGCCACGCGCGGTGCGGACGCGGTGATCCACCTCGCGGCGATCACCGGCGCGGCGTCGACGCACGATCGGCGCGAGGAGACGTTCGCGGTGAACCGCGACGGCACCGAGAACGTCCTCACCGCCGCGGGGAAGTTCGACGTCGAGAGCGTCGTGGTTGCATCGTCGTGCAACAACTACGGCCGCGTCGCGAGCACGGACATCGACGAAACCGCCGAGCAGAACCCGCTGAACCCCTACGCGGAGTCGAAGGTCGCGTCGGAGGAGCTGCTCGCCGACGCCATCAACGAGCACGGCTTCGACGGCACGGCACTCCGGATGAGCACCGTCTACGGCTGGGCGCCGGGGATCCGGTTCAACCTCGTCGTGAACCACTTCGTGTTCCGCGGACTGACCGGGCGGCCGCTGACGGTCTACGGCGACGGCTCGAACTGGCGGCCGTTCGTCCACGTCGAGGACGCCGCACGGGCCTACGCGGAGGCCGCGCTCAATCCCGACACCTGGTCGCAGCAGGTCTACAACGTCGGCCGGAACGACCAGAACTACCGGATCGAGACCGTGGCAGGGGTCGTTCGCGAGGAACTCGATCGAAGCCTCGACGTCACCTACCTCGAGGAGGAACATCCGGGTCCGTCCTACCACGTGAACTTCGATCGGCTCGCCGAGACCGGCTACGAGCCCGAGTGGACGCTCCGGGAGGGCGTTCGCGACGTCGCCGCGCACCTCGAAGGGTCCGAGGCCGAGGAGGTGGTGGCGTGA